DNA sequence from the Candidatus Zixiibacteriota bacterium genome:
CGGAGCCTTTTTTACTTTTTTTCTGCCCTTGAGTGGACCTCTTATGGCGACTGATTCTGATATAAAGACTTCTGCAGAAGCAGGTTTATATATCGCGGGCAGCATATTTATATTCTCAGGATTGAGGAGATGGTTTTGGTACCTGGCCCGAGTAAAGGAAAACTCTCTCCAGCGTCTGAAAAGATTATCCTGCTTAAAGCAGGTTCTATCGTTCTCCCAGAATAACCAGGACCCGGAACAGAATCTGAAAGATGCCTTTCATAAGGTAATGCAATTTATGGGGTATCAAAAAGGAGTTCTTTTCAGGTCATCTTTCAATTCTCCGGAAATGCTTCTTCTTTCTTACTTTAATCTCTCGCCGGAGGAGCTTTCTCGCTTTTATAAACTGAATCCGAATGAAGGTTTCTATAATGAAACTCTCAAGACCAGGGAGATTTTAACCCAGAACCAGTTTCAGGGTTCAGACCAGTGGCATAAGCTTTTTCAGGGGGAAGAGAAAACCTGTTCTTTTGCC
Encoded proteins:
- a CDS encoding GAF domain-containing protein → MSDPINGYLQLLIFGTSLILVLKFEQRYFKFYPGVKWSLALGVFLLFCGAFFTFFLPLSGPLMATDSDIKTSAEAGLYIAGSIFIFSGLRRWFWYLARVKENSLQRLKRLSCLKQVLSFSQNNQDPEQNLKDAFHKVMQFMGYQKGVLFRSSFNSPEMLLLSYFNLSPEELSRFYKLNPNEGFYNETLKTREILTQNQFQGSDQWHKLFQGEEKTCSFACVPIKYNSKVFGLICIYDSDPERFAFEEVQFLTSLRDELGLMVEQSLLLEKARERKRGLQTADEAARLLLETRNIEDNLPALSQIFKKVFEF